CAAAGTCATGGGCTACAAGAGAAGAGTCGCGGTCCACTCCAAGCGTTAACTGGGTAAGGTCGTTGGAGCCAATGGAAAAGCCGTCAAATACTTGGCTAAACTCATCAATCATCAACACATTGTTGGGAATTTCACACATAACATAGACTTCCAGGCCGTTGTCGCCGCGGCGCAGGCCGTTCTTAGCCATTTCTTCCAGTACCTTTTCCGCTTCGGGAACGCGGCGGCAGAAGGGAATCATCAAAATCAGATTGGTTAGTCCCATGATTTCGCGTACGCGCTTCATAGCTCGGCACTCCAAGGCGAAGCCTTCCCGGTACTTGTCGTCGTAGTAACGGGACGCGCCGCGGAAGCCGATCATGGGATTTTCTTCAGCCGGTTCAAAGCCGGCACCGCCGATCAGGCTGGCGTATTCGTTGGTTTTAAAGTCGCTCATGCGTATGATGACCGGCTTGGGATAAAAAGCCGCTGCAATGGTGCCTACGCCGCAAGCAAGCTTTTCTACGAAATATTCTGTTTTATCTTCATAGCCGAAAGTAAGGTCGTCGATCTTGCGCAGTACTTCTGCATCGGTAATGGCTTCGGGATGAATCAAGGCCATAGGATGAATCTGAATGTAGCTGTTGATGATGAATTCCATCCGTGCCAGACCGACACCGTCGTTGGGAAGCATGGACATAGAAAAAGCCAAGTCTGGATCTCCTAAATTCATCATGATTTTTGTGCGAGGCCGTTTTAGATCCGTCAAGTTGATGGTTTCCATGTGAAAGGGCAGTAAGCCTTGATAAACCTTGCCTTCTTCGCCGGTAGCGCAGTTGACGGTTACTTCTTCGCCGGTATGGATGACTTCTGTGGCATGGCCAGTTCCTACCACGGCGGGAATGCCAAGTTCGCGGCTGACGATGGCGGCGTGGCAGGTGCGGCCGCCGCGATTGGTCACAATGGCGCCGGCGGTTTTCATTACCGGCTCCCAATCCGGAGTAGTAGTATCGGTTACTAAAACTTCACCCGGTACAAACTGGGCGAGTTGCGAGGTGTGTTTGATGATGCGCGCCTTGCCGCTGCCTATTTTTTCGCCGACGCTTTTACCTGTAGCCAAAAGCGGCCCGTGGCCGTCCAGATAGTATGTCTCCAAAACGTCGAGGGATTTTCCGGAACGAACTGTTTCCGGGCGGGCTTGTACAATAAATAGCTCGCCGCTCAGGCCGTCTTTGGCCCATTCAATATCCATAGGGCGGTTTTCGCCGGCTTTTTTGGAATAATGATCTTCAATGGTTAGGGCATATTTGGTCAAGGTGAGGATATCCTCGTCATTCAGACAGAAGCGGCGACGATCCGCCTCCGGTACTTCGATGTTGCGCGTCAAGGCTTTGGAGCCGCCCAAGCCGTAGACCATTTTAATGCGTTTGTCCCCGAGATTCTTGCGGATGATCGAGCGGTAGCCTTGGCGGAAGGTAGGCTTAAAAACGTAGTATTCATCAGGCGTGACGGCGCCCTGGACGATGTTTTCGCCCAAGCCGTAGCAGGCGGTGATAAAGACCACATCGCGAAAGCCTGTTTCCGTATCAATGGTGAAGGTTATACCGCTAACAGCTAGATCGGAACGAACCATTTTCATGATGCCGATGGACAAGGCCACCTTGAAATGGTCAAAGCCGTTGTTTAAACGGTAGGAGATGGCGCGGTCCGTAAAAAGAGAGGCAAAGCATTTGAGGCAGGCTTCGCGCAAAGCGTGTTCGCCCCGGATGTTCAAATAGGTTTCCTGTTGGCCGGCAAAAGAAGCTGTCGGTAAATCCTCTGCAGTGGCCGAACTGCGCACTGCCACGTCGGTGTCAGGACCGTATTGGGAGCAGAGCTGCGCATAGGCGTTTTTGACTTCGGTCCAAATCTCTTCTGGAATACCTGCGTTTAAGATCAGATCTCTAGCCCGCTTGCCGCACAAAGCCAACGCCGTCACATCATGCGTCGTAACTTCTGACAACGCTTCTTGCAACGGAGCTAGGATGCCGCCGTCGCTCAAAAGCTTCCAGTAAGCTTCGGAGGTAATGGCAAAGCCGTTGGGAATCTTGATTCCTTGCAGGGTAAGCTCTCGGTACATTTCCCCTAAAGAAGCGTTTTTGCCGCCTACAAGCGGCAGGTCTTCCAAAGCGACTTCTTCAAACCAACGTATAAAACGTCCCTTTTGCACCGTCATTACATTCCCGCCTTTCTTTAGAAACCCAATGATGAATAAATTTTCTGATAATATTATTATATATCGTTAATTGCTTCTGCGATAGAGCAAGTGTATAATCGTTTCAGGTAAGCCGGAGCTTTTTCGGTGCGGTAGTTTAGGGAGGACGAAGAGAAGATGCCGAATATTATTTTTGATGTAGATGGAACGTTGTGGGACTCTACGGAAGTAGTGGCTCAGGCTTGGAATAGAGCGATTGCCGAAGTCGGCGGGACAAAGACGACGGTAAGTGCTGCCGTCTTAAAGAGGGAGTTTGGCAAGACGATGAAGGTTATCGCTGACAATCTGTTTCCGGACGCCGACGAAGTAACTAAAACGTTGCTGATGAAAAAATGCTGCGAATATGAGCACGAGGCGCTGGAAGAAAATGAAGCAGAGTTATTGTACCCGGCGGTTGTGGAAACCATAAAAGAACTGGCACAGCGGCACCGTTTGTTTATCGTCAGCAACTGCCAGTCCGGCTATATTGAACTGTTTATGAAAAAGGCCGGCGTAGAAGCATATATTGAAGACTGGAAATGCTTTGGTGATACAGGAAAAGTCAAAGGAGAGAATATCCGGCTTCTCATGGAGCGGAACAAGCTAGCTGAGGCCGTGTATGTCGGCGATACGCAGGGAGATTATGAAGCCACGCAGTTGGCGGGCATACCGTTTATCTTTGCCCAATACGGTTTTGGCAGCGTGGAAAATGCCGTGCAGGCAATTGAATGCTTTGAGGAATTATTGCCGTTGTTTTCGCAAATGAGATCAATATTTCCCCAGGAGTTTTTTGAAAATTAGCGAAGTATCTTCTTAGTAGTTGTTATCTAAGAGATTTCTGATTTAGTGAGCGCGGTAGGTGCATAAACCAGTAGTTGCTTAAGCATAAAGGAGTAGTTGCAAGTGCGTGATGCAAGAAAAGGCCTAATGAAACGAAAATGGCTGGCTTGGGCGCTGCCTTTGCTTCTTTTAGTTCTGGGTTTAAGCGTGACCTGGCTGCAAGTATCCATGATGCAAGAACGGGAGAAGGAAGTGGTTCGCGAAGAATTTGAAATACGGACTGGAGAACTTGTTGCTGGTCTGGAACGACGTATGGTGAATCATGCGCAAGTGCTATTAGGCGTTGCTGGAGTGTTTAATGCTGAGGAGCATGTAACAAGAACGGGATTTCAGCGGTACTACAACAGTCTTCGTTTAAAGGAAAATTATCCGGGTATTCAAGGCATTGGTTATGTAGAGTTGTTTGCGGCTGAGAAAAAAGAGAGACATATTGCAGAAATTCGGGCGCAGGGCATTGCTGATTATGATATTCGGCCGGCTGGGGAGCGGGATACGTATTCTTCCGTGGTGTATGTAGAACCGTTTGATTGGCGGAACCAGAGGGCGTTAGGGTTTGACATGTTGTTGGAGCCAATCCGGGTGAAGGCGGCGATGAGGGCGCGTGACGAAGGGCGCGTTGTGATTTCAGATAAAGTCGTGTTGGTGCAAGAAACAAACCAGGATGTGCAAGCAGGGGCGCTCCTCTTTGCTCCTCTGTATCAGCAGCGTGACTATTTGCCTCAAGCGCTGGAAGATCGCCGTGAGGCGCTGCGCGGCTGGGTATATATTCCGTTGCGAATTGGAGATTTTATAGATAGCTATTTACGGCAAGAATATCCGGAGTTATCAAAGCAAATTATTTTGCAGATTTATTCCGGCGGTGAGATGAACGCGGAAGAGTTGATGTATCGCTCTGGCGGAGATGATACTGCAGCGGCGCAGATTCCTGCCATTATACGCCGTGTTAAAGTGCCGGGCGGCATGTGGACGGTTTCGCTCACTCCTTTGGCGGCATATGGAACTGGCTGGAAAATTGACGAACGCTCTTCAACAGTAGTGTTTGCAGGTGTTTGTTTAACACTGCTGCTTTCCTTGATGAGCCATTTGTTATTGAAAAACCATATGCGGGTGGAAGCTGCCTTGCAAGAAGCAACTTTGGCGCATGAACAAATGGTAGAGAAAGAAGAACAAATACGTTATATGGCTCATCATGATATATTGACAGGACTGCCTAATCGCGCTTTATTCATTGAGCGAGCCGAGTTGGCTTTCGCGCTGGCCTCTCGCAATCAACGTTCTGTCGCGGTTCTATTTATTGATTTGGATCGCTTCAAACCGATTAATGATCAATATGGTCACGACGCAGGCGATGTGGTGCTGCGGACGATCGGAAAGCGCTTGCAGTCTATGCTGCGGGCTTCCGATACGGTTTGCAGACAGGGGGGCGATGAGTTCGTGATTCTGTTGTCCGAGTTTAGTGAACGGGATAAATTGGAGAATTTGGCTTATAAATTGCGAACCGCTATTGAAGAGCCTTGCGATGTAGAAGGAAATCTGTTAACGGTTTCCGCCAGCATTGGTATTGCGCTGTACCCGGAGCATGGAGAAACCGTCGAAACGGTGATTCAATGTGCCGACGCAGCCATGTATCAAGCAAAAGCTAATACGACAAAGCCGGTTTGGTTTGCCTCAACGTAAATGCAACAAGGCCC
This genomic window from uncultured Anaeromusa sp. contains:
- the ppsA gene encoding phosphoenolpyruvate synthase gives rise to the protein MTVQKGRFIRWFEEVALEDLPLVGGKNASLGEMYRELTLQGIKIPNGFAITSEAYWKLLSDGGILAPLQEALSEVTTHDVTALALCGKRARDLILNAGIPEEIWTEVKNAYAQLCSQYGPDTDVAVRSSATAEDLPTASFAGQQETYLNIRGEHALREACLKCFASLFTDRAISYRLNNGFDHFKVALSIGIMKMVRSDLAVSGITFTIDTETGFRDVVFITACYGLGENIVQGAVTPDEYYVFKPTFRQGYRSIIRKNLGDKRIKMVYGLGGSKALTRNIEVPEADRRRFCLNDEDILTLTKYALTIEDHYSKKAGENRPMDIEWAKDGLSGELFIVQARPETVRSGKSLDVLETYYLDGHGPLLATGKSVGEKIGSGKARIIKHTSQLAQFVPGEVLVTDTTTPDWEPVMKTAGAIVTNRGGRTCHAAIVSRELGIPAVVGTGHATEVIHTGEEVTVNCATGEEGKVYQGLLPFHMETINLTDLKRPRTKIMMNLGDPDLAFSMSMLPNDGVGLARMEFIINSYIQIHPMALIHPEAITDAEVLRKIDDLTFGYEDKTEYFVEKLACGVGTIAAAFYPKPVIIRMSDFKTNEYASLIGGAGFEPAEENPMIGFRGASRYYDDKYREGFALECRAMKRVREIMGLTNLILMIPFCRRVPEAEKVLEEMAKNGLRRGDNGLEVYVMCEIPNNVLMIDEFSQVFDGFSIGSNDLTQLTLGVDRDSSLVAHDFDERDPGVLRIVSQAVQGAKRNGRHSGICGQAPSDYPEFAEFLVKEGIDSMSLNPDSVMKITLRVLEMEQKVKTEE
- a CDS encoding HAD family hydrolase; translated protein: MPNIIFDVDGTLWDSTEVVAQAWNRAIAEVGGTKTTVSAAVLKREFGKTMKVIADNLFPDADEVTKTLLMKKCCEYEHEALEENEAELLYPAVVETIKELAQRHRLFIVSNCQSGYIELFMKKAGVEAYIEDWKCFGDTGKVKGENIRLLMERNKLAEAVYVGDTQGDYEATQLAGIPFIFAQYGFGSVENAVQAIECFEELLPLFSQMRSIFPQEFFEN
- a CDS encoding CHASE domain-containing protein, with the translated sequence MRDARKGLMKRKWLAWALPLLLLVLGLSVTWLQVSMMQEREKEVVREEFEIRTGELVAGLERRMVNHAQVLLGVAGVFNAEEHVTRTGFQRYYNSLRLKENYPGIQGIGYVELFAAEKKERHIAEIRAQGIADYDIRPAGERDTYSSVVYVEPFDWRNQRALGFDMLLEPIRVKAAMRARDEGRVVISDKVVLVQETNQDVQAGALLFAPLYQQRDYLPQALEDRREALRGWVYIPLRIGDFIDSYLRQEYPELSKQIILQIYSGGEMNAEELMYRSGGDDTAAAQIPAIIRRVKVPGGMWTVSLTPLAAYGTGWKIDERSSTVVFAGVCLTLLLSLMSHLLLKNHMRVEAALQEATLAHEQMVEKEEQIRYMAHHDILTGLPNRALFIERAELAFALASRNQRSVAVLFIDLDRFKPINDQYGHDAGDVVLRTIGKRLQSMLRASDTVCRQGGDEFVILLSEFSERDKLENLAYKLRTAIEEPCDVEGNLLTVSASIGIALYPEHGETVETVIQCADAAMYQAKANTTKPVWFAST